The nucleotide window GTCTTCCTGGGGGATCCGGAAGTAGAATAAATGATCTAGAAAGGGATGTCTACCGGAGCCGGCCCGAAGCCGCGGGTTTCCCCCGGAAAGAAGTGTCCAATTAACTCAATGGTGGTTGTTGCATCTCAAGGCAGCGTGCTATCCTAAGTGGCTATTTCTGGAAGCTTGGAAGTAAATTGTCTTTCGGGCAACCAAAGAGGTCCTTCCCCCACAACTTGATGTGCGATCCGCTAACCGGTCAGGCCGTGTCGCGGAAGGTTTGTATAACCCGCCCCATACTCGCGAAGCGCGAAGAAAGGTGAGCAAGAATGATGCAGCAACAGACGTCCAACTCCTACCTGTTTGGTGGGAATGCGCCGTACGTAGAGGAACTCTACGAAGCGTACCTGGAAAACCCGGGCTCCGTGCCCGACAATTGGCGCGCTTATTTCGACGCGATGCAGCACGTGCCTGCCGTCGACGGCTCGAACAAACCCGACGTCAACCACTCCTCCGTGATCGCTTCGTTCGCCGAGCGTGCGAAAGCCGGCCCGATCCGCACCGTGACCGCGACGGCGGACGCCGAGATGGGCCGCAAGCGCGTGGCCGCCACCCAGCTGATCGCAGCCTACCGCTACCTGGGCTCTCGCTGGGCCAACCTCGATCCGCTGCAGCGCCAGGAGCGCCCGGCGATCCCGGAACTGGATCCGACCTCGTACGGTTTCACCGACGCGGACATGGACACCGTGTTCAACATCAGCAACACCTATTTCGGTCCGGAAACCGCATCGCTGCGCGACCTGCTGAACTACCTGCGCGAAACGTACACCCGTTCGATCGGCGCGGAGTTCATGTACATTTCCGACCCGGCCGAGAAGCGCTGGCTGCAGGAGCGCCTGGAGTCGATCCGCTCGACGCCGAACTTCACGGCCGAAAAGAAAAAGCACATCCTGGAACGCCTGACGGCCGCCGAAGGCCTCGAGCGCTACCTGCACACCAAGTACGTGGGCCAGAAACGCTTCTCGCTGGAAGGCGGCGAAACGTTCATCGCCTCGATGGATGAGATCATCCAGCGCGCCGGCGAAAAGGGCGTGCAGGAAATCGTCATCGGCATGGCCCACCGCGGCCGCCTGAACGTGCTGGTCAACACCCTGGGCAAGGCACCGAAGGACCTGTTCGAAGAATTCGAAGGCAAGCATGGCGACGACCTGCCGGCCGGCGACGTGAAATACCACCAGGGCTTCTCGTCGGACATCTCCACCGCCGGTGGCCCGGTCCACCTGTCGCTGGCGTTCAACCCGTCGCACCTGGAAATCGTCAACCCGGTGGTCGAAGGTTCCGTCAAGGCGCGCATGGACCGCCGCGGCGATACGCAAGGCGCGCAAGTGCTGCCGATCCTGGTGCACGGCGACGCGGCATTCGCCGGCCAGGGCGTGGTGATGGAAACGCTGAACCTGGCGCAGACCCGCGGCTACGGCACGGGCGGCACGGTGCACATCGTGATCAACAACCAGATCGGCTTCACCACGTCCGACCCGCGCGACGCGCGTTCGACGATCTATTGCTCCGACGTCGTGAAGATGATCGAGGCACCGGTGCTGCACGTGAACGCGGACGATCCTGAAGCGGTCGTGCTGGCTTCGCAGATCGCGCTGGACTACCGCGCGCAGTTCCAGAAAGACATCGTCGTCGACATTATCTGCTACCGCAAGCTGGGTCACAACGAGCAGGATACCCCGGCGCTGACGCAGCCGCTGATGTACAAGAAGATCGCGCAACACCCTGGCACCCGCCGCCTGTACGCCGACAAGCTGGCGGCCCAGGGCGTGATCCCGGCCGACGGCGGCGACCAGATGGTGGCCGCGTACCGCAATGCGATGGACGCCGGCAAGCACACCGTCGATCCGGTCATCTCGAACTTCAAGAACAAGTTCGCCGTCGACTGGCTGCCGTTCCTGAACCGCAAGTGGACCGACGCGGCCGACACCGCCGTGCCGCTGACGGAACTGAAGCGCCTGGCCGGCCGCATCACCACGGTGCCGGAAGGCTTCAAGGTGCACTCGCTGGTGGAAAAAGTGCTGGCCGACCGCGCCAACATGGGTAAAGGTGAACTGAACCTGGACTGGGGCATGGGCGAACACCTGGCCTACGCGTCGCTGGTATCGTCCGGCTACGCCGTGCGCCTGACCGGCCAGGATGCCGGCCGCGGCACGTTCACGCACCGCCACGCCGTGCTGCACGACCAGAACCGCGAGCGCTGGGATGCCGGCACCTACGTGCCGCTGCAGAACATCTCCGAAAACCAGGCACCGTTCACCGTCATCGACTCCGTGCTGTCGGAAGAAGCGGTGCTGGGCTTCGAATACGGCTACTCGACCGCCGAGCCGAACACGCTGACGATCTGGGAAGCCCAGTTCGGCGACTTCGTCAACGGTGCCCAGGTGGTGATCGACCAGTTCATCAGCTCCGGCGAAGTGAAGTGGGGCCGCGCCTCCGGCCTGGTG belongs to Pseudoduganella albidiflava and includes:
- a CDS encoding 2-oxoglutarate dehydrogenase E1 component — encoded protein: MMQQQTSNSYLFGGNAPYVEELYEAYLENPGSVPDNWRAYFDAMQHVPAVDGSNKPDVNHSSVIASFAERAKAGPIRTVTATADAEMGRKRVAATQLIAAYRYLGSRWANLDPLQRQERPAIPELDPTSYGFTDADMDTVFNISNTYFGPETASLRDLLNYLRETYTRSIGAEFMYISDPAEKRWLQERLESIRSTPNFTAEKKKHILERLTAAEGLERYLHTKYVGQKRFSLEGGETFIASMDEIIQRAGEKGVQEIVIGMAHRGRLNVLVNTLGKAPKDLFEEFEGKHGDDLPAGDVKYHQGFSSDISTAGGPVHLSLAFNPSHLEIVNPVVEGSVKARMDRRGDTQGAQVLPILVHGDAAFAGQGVVMETLNLAQTRGYGTGGTVHIVINNQIGFTTSDPRDARSTIYCSDVVKMIEAPVLHVNADDPEAVVLASQIALDYRAQFQKDIVVDIICYRKLGHNEQDTPALTQPLMYKKIAQHPGTRRLYADKLAAQGVIPADGGDQMVAAYRNAMDAGKHTVDPVISNFKNKFAVDWLPFLNRKWTDAADTAVPLTELKRLAGRITTVPEGFKVHSLVEKVLADRANMGKGELNLDWGMGEHLAYASLVSSGYAVRLTGQDAGRGTFTHRHAVLHDQNRERWDAGTYVPLQNISENQAPFTVIDSVLSEEAVLGFEYGYSTAEPNTLTIWEAQFGDFVNGAQVVIDQFISSGEVKWGRASGLVMLLPHGYEGQGPEHSSARPERFLQLCAENNMQVVQPTTAAQIFHLLRRQMVRQFRKPLVVMTPKSLLRNKDAGSPLSDLAKGAFQTVIGETDDKIDAKKVKRVIACSGKVYYDLANARKTRGQTDTAIIRVEQLYPFPHKAFAAELKKFPALTEVVWAQDEPQNQGPWFQIQHNIFESMEAGQRLAYAGRPASASPAVGYYDKHYAQQKELLETAFSKLKGFILTK